In Flavobacterium cerinum, one genomic interval encodes:
- a CDS encoding alpha/beta hydrolase, which yields MATQEKISIKNGNGQGIIMAAVIHFPDGFDQSKKYPSVVVSHPGGGVKEQTSGLYAKKLADNGFVTIAYDASYQGESTGELRQLENPYIRTEDISAVVDYLTTLPYIDQDNIGAMGICAGAGYTANAAINDHRIKAVGMVSAVNIGSMFRNGWDNNVKDADALPYLIAGANARTAAAIGDNPMMPLAPLKEEDAPNEELREAWEYYHTDRCQYPTAPGLMPLRNLTQIITYDAYNKAEVFFTQPLLAIVGSVAGSAWMSDDLINRAVATDKTKYVVEGANHMSLYDRENYVNEAVGQLASFFTKKLA from the coding sequence ATGGCAACTCAAGAAAAAATCAGTATTAAAAACGGAAACGGTCAGGGCATTATTATGGCAGCTGTAATTCATTTTCCTGATGGATTTGATCAAAGTAAAAAATACCCTTCGGTAGTCGTGTCGCATCCGGGTGGTGGTGTTAAAGAACAAACATCCGGATTGTATGCTAAAAAACTGGCCGATAATGGCTTTGTGACTATCGCTTATGACGCGTCTTATCAGGGAGAAAGCACAGGAGAACTACGTCAGTTGGAAAATCCTTATATCCGTACGGAAGATATCAGTGCCGTAGTGGACTACCTTACTACGCTACCTTATATTGATCAGGATAACATCGGAGCAATGGGAATCTGTGCCGGTGCCGGTTATACGGCTAATGCAGCTATTAATGATCATCGTATTAAGGCTGTAGGAATGGTAAGTGCGGTAAATATCGGTTCGATGTTTCGTAACGGATGGGATAATAATGTAAAAGATGCAGATGCGCTTCCTTATCTGATAGCCGGAGCAAATGCAAGAACGGCAGCAGCTATAGGAGATAACCCTATGATGCCATTGGCTCCATTAAAAGAAGAAGATGCACCAAACGAAGAACTGCGGGAAGCATGGGAATATTACCATACAGATCGTTGTCAATATCCTACGGCACCGGGCTTGATGCCTTTGCGAAACCTGACACAAATAATTACGTATGATGCTTATAATAAAGCCGAAGTCTTCTTTACACAACCTTTATTGGCTATTGTGGGAAGTGTAGCGGGTAGTGCCTGGATGAGTGATGATTTGATCAATCGTGCAGTAGCAACAGATAAAACAAAATACGTGGTAGAAGGCGCTAATCATATGTCTTTGTATGACAGAGAAAATTATGTAAACGAAGCTGTGGGGCAATTAGCGTCTTTCTTCACAAAAAAATTAGCCTAA
- a CDS encoding YdeI/OmpD-associated family protein — protein MNETIVFYPASLSEWRKWLITNHLSEQSVWLVFHTKLSGKPTITWSEAVDEALCFGWIDSKKIKIDDATSHQFFSKRKPKSTWSKINKEKVQRLIADQLMTEAGYKSIEIAKQNGSWIILDAVEALIIPEDLESAFSEHPGSKAYFLSLSKTIKKMMLQWIVFAKRPETRQKRIKEIAVLAEQKKKPKSF, from the coding sequence ATGAACGAAACAATAGTATTTTATCCGGCAAGCCTTTCAGAATGGAGAAAATGGTTAATTACAAACCATCTTTCAGAACAATCTGTATGGCTTGTTTTTCATACTAAATTATCCGGCAAGCCTACTATTACCTGGAGTGAGGCTGTTGATGAAGCGCTTTGTTTCGGTTGGATTGATAGCAAGAAAATCAAGATTGATGATGCAACTTCCCATCAGTTTTTCAGTAAGCGAAAGCCGAAAAGTACCTGGTCAAAAATCAACAAAGAAAAAGTACAGCGTCTTATTGCCGATCAATTAATGACAGAAGCAGGTTATAAAAGTATTGAAATCGCCAAACAGAATGGTTCGTGGATTATTTTAGATGCTGTTGAAGCTTTGATCATTCCGGAAGATTTAGAAAGTGCTTTCAGTGAACATCCCGGTTCAAAGGCTTATTTTTTAAGTCTGAGTAAAACGATAAAGAAAATGATGTTACAATGGATTGTGTTTGCCAAGCGACCGGAAACCCGTCAAAAACGAATCAAAGAAATAGCCGTGCTTGCCGAACAAAAGAAAAAGCCAAAATCGTTTTAA
- a CDS encoding DUF4159 domain-containing protein → MKKLLFLLSIGFTSLTFSQEIAVLKYSGGGDWYGNPTSLPNLAKFCNQNINTKINPKTAVVEAGSADLFSYAFIHMTGHGNVVFSENDVTNLRNYLTSGGFLHIDDNYGMDQYIRRELKRIFPNNSLTEIPNNHAIYQQPFKFPNGLPKIHEHDNKRPQAFGIFIDNRLVCLYTYETDLGDGWEDQEVHNDPLEVRQKALKMGANIVNYVFKN, encoded by the coding sequence ATGAAAAAATTACTTTTCCTTTTAAGTATCGGATTTACATCATTGACCTTTTCGCAGGAAATAGCCGTTTTAAAATACAGCGGCGGCGGTGACTGGTATGGCAATCCTACTTCCCTACCCAACCTGGCAAAATTCTGCAACCAGAATATCAATACTAAAATTAATCCGAAAACAGCCGTAGTTGAAGCCGGCAGTGCCGATTTGTTCTCGTATGCTTTTATTCATATGACCGGTCACGGAAATGTTGTTTTCAGCGAGAATGATGTGACGAATCTTAGAAATTACCTGACTTCCGGCGGTTTCCTTCATATTGACGACAACTATGGTATGGATCAATACATTCGCAGGGAACTGAAACGTATTTTCCCGAATAACAGTTTAACCGAAATTCCGAATAATCACGCTATTTATCAGCAACCTTTTAAATTTCCGAACGGTTTACCCAAAATTCACGAACACGACAACAAACGTCCGCAGGCATTTGGCATTTTTATCGACAATCGTTTGGTTTGTCTTTATACCTACGAAACCGATTTAGGAGATGGTTGGGAAGATCAGGAAGTACATAACGATCCGTTGGAAGTCCGTCAAAAAGCACTGAAAATGGGAGCGAATATTGTCAATTACGTTTTCAAAAATTAA
- a CDS encoding helix-turn-helix domain-containing protein, with the protein MKTKILDIKEFSRHLNCGKLKNDALHVINFEEEDHIRLASDPVTIDFYLLAIKPPMDTKLAPFPLLDDQADSSYLYVDCPQNSLQWEITPPLTGYAIMVSAKYLDKYAKEYNFVHYNNHEALFLTKEEEIILWDLFRKAEHEFKKEQYSVAVIISYVNLILTYVKNFYDRQFDTRSTIYHKVIAEFDTNLATYFQENKNIPGLPSVAYFAQKSNLSPNYFGDLIKHFTGKSPLDHIQDYIVTLAKDKLKSTTLSVSEISYSLGFDYPNYFARFFRKKTGLSPKVYRNQ; encoded by the coding sequence ATGAAGACAAAAATATTGGATATAAAAGAATTTAGCCGGCATCTTAACTGCGGAAAATTAAAAAACGATGCGCTGCATGTTATAAACTTTGAGGAGGAAGATCATATACGATTGGCCTCAGATCCTGTCACGATTGATTTTTATCTTTTAGCTATAAAGCCGCCGATGGATACAAAACTGGCTCCGTTTCCGTTATTAGATGATCAAGCGGATTCATCGTATTTATATGTGGATTGCCCGCAAAATTCGTTGCAGTGGGAAATCACGCCGCCGTTAACCGGTTATGCAATCATGGTTAGTGCCAAATACCTGGACAAATACGCTAAAGAATATAACTTTGTACATTATAACAACCACGAAGCACTTTTTCTGACTAAAGAAGAAGAGATTATTTTATGGGATTTGTTTAGAAAAGCGGAACATGAGTTTAAGAAAGAACAGTATTCCGTAGCGGTTATTATTTCCTATGTTAATCTGATATTGACTTACGTAAAGAATTTTTACGATAGACAATTTGATACAAGAAGTACTATTTATCATAAGGTAATTGCCGAATTTGATACCAATCTGGCAACCTATTTTCAAGAAAATAAAAATATTCCGGGATTACCTTCGGTAGCTTATTTTGCGCAAAAAAGTAATTTGTCTCCGAATTATTTTGGTGACTTGATCAAGCATTTTACCGGTAAGTCACCTTTAGATCATATACAGGATTATATTGTAACGCTGGCGAAAGACAAGCTAAAGAGCACAACGCTTTCAGTAAGTGAAATCTCGTATAGCCTCGGCTTTGATTATCCCAATTATTTTGCACGCTTTTTCCGAAAAAAAACAGGACTTTCTCCAAAAGTATATAGAAACCAATAA
- a CDS encoding cold-shock protein, producing MQEGTVKFFNESKGFGFILQDSNNTDIFVHSTGLLDNIKENDKVIFDVEKGKKGLMAVNVKRK from the coding sequence ATGCAAGAAGGCACCGTAAAATTTTTTAATGAATCCAAAGGATTTGGATTTATTTTACAAGACAGTAATAATACAGATATTTTCGTCCACAGTACTGGATTATTAGATAATATTAAAGAAAATGACAAAGTTATTTTTGACGTAGAAAAAGGTAAGAAAGGACTTATGGCTGTTAACGTCAAAAGAAAATAA
- a CDS encoding class I SAM-dependent methyltransferase, which translates to MITALLKPEIQDFINQNYHTDLKKLALTRNPFPEISWPDLLNQLQAKNKAKDKLPTWFKTENILYPQKISIEQTSSEQTAAYKATLITGKSLIDLTGGFGIDDYYFAQHFDRVTHCEINPELSALVAHNYSVLNSNNIECRQGDSHDTLRNSDTKWDWIYIDPSRRNDAKGKVFMLRDCLPNVPDSLDFYFQYTDNILIKTAPLLDIKAGLSELRFVAKIHVVALENEVKELLWEIRKGHSGPITINAVALTKEGEIHFSTSDDADSTVRFSAPKNYLYEPNSAILKTGAFDAVSAVYKVGKLHSHSHLYTSDTVVDFPGRRFKIESILPYQKSEIKAHIEGKQLNVTTRNFPLSVEELRKKWKIKDGGTTYCFFTTDINNEKIIVICSKI; encoded by the coding sequence TTGATTACAGCACTGCTAAAACCTGAAATACAGGATTTTATCAACCAGAATTATCATACCGATCTAAAAAAACTGGCCTTAACCCGGAATCCGTTTCCGGAAATAAGCTGGCCGGATTTGTTAAATCAGTTGCAGGCAAAAAACAAGGCTAAAGATAAATTACCGACCTGGTTTAAAACCGAAAATATCCTATATCCGCAGAAAATCTCGATCGAGCAAACCTCATCCGAGCAAACGGCCGCTTACAAGGCTACTTTAATAACCGGTAAATCCCTGATAGACCTTACTGGTGGTTTTGGTATTGACGATTATTACTTTGCTCAGCATTTTGATCGGGTTACCCATTGCGAAATCAATCCGGAATTATCTGCTTTAGTGGCGCACAATTATAGTGTATTAAATAGCAACAATATTGAGTGCCGACAAGGTGACAGTCACGATACGTTACGCAATTCGGATACAAAATGGGATTGGATTTATATCGATCCTTCCCGTCGAAACGATGCAAAAGGCAAAGTTTTTATGCTTCGGGATTGTTTGCCGAATGTTCCCGATTCCCTTGATTTTTATTTTCAATATACCGATAATATTCTGATCAAAACCGCTCCTTTACTGGATATTAAAGCCGGATTATCGGAATTGCGTTTTGTAGCCAAAATTCATGTTGTAGCGTTGGAAAATGAAGTAAAAGAATTGTTATGGGAAATTCGGAAAGGACATTCCGGCCCGATAACCATCAATGCCGTTGCGCTTACCAAAGAAGGAGAAATTCATTTTAGCACTTCAGATGATGCGGATTCGACCGTTCGTTTTTCGGCTCCGAAAAACTATTTGTATGAGCCCAACAGTGCGATCTTAAAAACAGGCGCTTTTGATGCGGTTAGTGCTGTTTATAAAGTCGGTAAACTGCATTCGCATTCCCATCTGTATACGTCTGATACTGTAGTTGATTTTCCCGGCAGACGCTTTAAAATTGAAAGCATACTCCCGTATCAAAAAAGTGAAATCAAAGCCCATATCGAAGGAAAGCAATTGAATGTTACCACCCGTAATTTTCCTTTATCTGTGGAAGAACTCCGCAAAAAATGGAAAATAAAAGACGGCGGAACAACCTATTGTTTTTTTACCACCGATATTAACAATGAAAAAATTATAGTAATTTGCAGCAAAATCTAA
- a CDS encoding RidA family protein, with protein sequence MEKQIFNPWEWGKNTNSAQAVEVKNVTGTLYCSGQVAIANDGVPSTADMRSQLLQTIQNLEHLINEAGYECENIVRLNVYTTSTQEFFTTCMDVYIPFIQKYNIQQATTLLGVKELFATLTIELEATVVK encoded by the coding sequence ATGGAAAAACAGATTTTCAATCCTTGGGAATGGGGTAAAAACACCAACTCAGCACAAGCTGTTGAAGTAAAAAATGTAACGGGAACACTTTATTGTTCCGGACAAGTTGCTATAGCTAATGACGGTGTGCCGAGCACTGCCGATATGCGCTCGCAATTACTACAAACCATTCAGAATCTTGAACATCTGATAAACGAAGCCGGTTATGAATGCGAGAATATTGTACGATTAAATGTTTATACGACATCAACTCAGGAATTTTTTACGACTTGTATGGATGTTTATATTCCCTTTATTCAAAAATACAATATTCAACAAGCCACTACTCTTCTTGGTGTTAAAGAACTTTTTGCTACTTTAACGATCGAATTAGAAGCAACAGTTGTAAAGTAA
- a CDS encoding cold-shock protein, which produces MADSFSKKENNKKKQKKQQDKISRREERKTHNNKGKDLDDMIIYVDVNGNFTSLPPHLQNREEDIANAKRAKKAQADMLTTDFTGVVSYMSEKGYGFITENESTENIFFHYGQLSEPVKKNDLVNYKKEQTPKGYQATDIKKVVQ; this is translated from the coding sequence ATGGCAGATTCGTTTTCAAAAAAAGAGAACAACAAAAAGAAACAAAAAAAACAACAAGATAAAATATCGCGTAGAGAAGAACGAAAAACACATAACAATAAAGGGAAAGACCTTGATGATATGATCATTTATGTTGATGTCAATGGAAATTTCACTTCGTTACCTCCGCATCTTCAAAATAGAGAAGAAGATATCGCAAATGCAAAACGAGCTAAAAAAGCGCAGGCTGATATGCTGACAACAGATTTTACAGGTGTTGTATCTTATATGAGCGAGAAAGGATATGGGTTTATCACCGAAAATGAAAGTACTGAAAATATCTTTTTTCATTATGGACAATTAAGCGAACCAGTTAAGAAAAATGACTTGGTCAATTATAAAAAAGAACAAACACCAAAAGGATATCAGGCAACCGATATAAAAAAAGTAGTACAATAA
- a CDS encoding helix-turn-helix transcriptional regulator encodes MNENDTKRLSRLTAILTQLQTKRLLTASGLADKFNVSIRTIYRDIRALENAGVPILTEEGKGYTLMEGYKIPPVMFTESQANALILAEQLVLKNKDASFIKDYIEAVDKIKAVLRQSEKDKVNLLADRTRFEQNNNRERNSNSISRIQQALTGFNLIKIEYSNEQNKISVRMIEPFALISTNENWLLIAWCRLRKEFRYFRLDRILKFDVLAENFEPHKMTLQDYFDKYY; translated from the coding sequence ATGAACGAAAACGATACGAAGCGTCTTTCCCGGTTAACTGCAATTCTAACACAATTACAGACTAAAAGATTATTGACGGCTTCAGGTCTTGCCGACAAGTTTAATGTGAGCATCAGAACCATTTACAGAGACATCAGAGCCTTGGAAAATGCCGGTGTTCCGATCTTGACAGAAGAAGGAAAGGGTTATACCTTAATGGAAGGTTATAAAATTCCGCCGGTGATGTTTACGGAAAGTCAGGCTAATGCATTGATTCTTGCCGAACAATTGGTTTTAAAAAATAAAGATGCTTCCTTTATAAAAGATTACATTGAAGCCGTTGATAAGATAAAAGCCGTTTTAAGGCAATCGGAAAAAGACAAAGTAAACTTACTTGCCGACCGTACTCGTTTTGAGCAAAACAATAACCGGGAACGAAACAGTAATAGTATTTCCCGGATCCAACAAGCCCTAACCGGATTTAATCTGATCAAAATAGAATATAGCAACGAACAAAACAAAATTTCTGTCAGAATGATTGAACCTTTTGCTTTAATAAGTACCAACGAAAACTGGTTGCTTATTGCCTGGTGCCGATTACGTAAAGAGTTCCGTTATTTTCGTTTGGACAGAATCCTGAAATTCGACGTTCTTGCCGAGAATTTTGAGCCGCATAAAATGACGTTACAGGATTATTTTGATAAATATTATTAA
- a CDS encoding TrmH family RNA methyltransferase — protein sequence MQEQLTHENTAFQQKTFPITVVCDSIYFQSNIGSIFRISEALGVEKIILTGDQLVFSPRKINKTSRSTHTMVPYEIIENAEDAVSYLKDNNYQIIVLEITDKSIPLKALQITPDSKIALVIGNEIYGVGSTFLNHANQTVHIELFGKNSSINVAQATGIALYELTNKL from the coding sequence ATGCAGGAACAACTCACCCACGAAAACACCGCCTTTCAGCAAAAAACCTTTCCTATCACTGTTGTATGTGATTCCATTTATTTTCAGTCCAATATCGGATCCATTTTCCGAATCAGTGAAGCACTTGGTGTAGAAAAAATCATTCTTACCGGTGATCAACTGGTATTTTCTCCGCGTAAAATCAACAAGACTTCCCGTAGCACGCATACCATGGTTCCTTATGAAATCATTGAGAATGCCGAAGACGCCGTTTCCTATTTAAAAGACAATAATTACCAAATTATTGTATTGGAAATCACAGATAAAAGCATCCCGCTGAAAGCACTTCAAATAACACCTGATAGTAAAATTGCACTTGTAATCGGTAATGAAATTTACGGTGTTGGCTCAACCTTTTTAAATCACGCCAACCAAACCGTTCATATTGAGCTATTTGGAAAAAACAGTAGCATTAACGTCGCTCAGGCAACCGGCATTGCACTTTACGAATTAACCAACAAACTGTAA
- a CDS encoding alpha/beta hydrolase: MNTQKITFRNIAWDNAGIIYFPTDFDQNKKYPTIITMHPIGSCKEQTAGTIYGKALAESGFVVLAFDASFQGESGGTPRYIENPYQRTDDVRYAIDYLETLTYVDADKIGILGVCGGGAYSLNIAMTERRIKAVVSITGVNFGRLLRDGFAGGSPMEVLNQIAAQRSAEAKGGDLLTINMLPESVAAGKAAGIEDIDILEATDYYKTSRGQTVGGATSAVYSRMSIGIGWDAFYLAETLLTQPILVVIGDKPGGFGAFRDGYEIVRRAASDKKELLVVKGYSHYDLYDQPEPVRQALESAVPFFKENLG; the protein is encoded by the coding sequence ATGAATACACAAAAAATAACATTTAGAAACATTGCCTGGGATAATGCCGGAATTATCTATTTTCCGACCGATTTTGATCAAAATAAAAAATATCCGACTATTATTACCATGCACCCGATCGGAAGCTGTAAAGAACAAACGGCAGGTACTATTTATGGTAAAGCATTAGCTGAATCCGGTTTTGTAGTTTTAGCTTTTGATGCCTCTTTTCAGGGTGAAAGCGGCGGTACACCACGATATATTGAAAACCCGTACCAACGTACAGATGATGTGCGTTATGCCATTGATTATCTGGAAACACTAACCTATGTAGATGCGGATAAAATCGGAATTTTAGGCGTATGCGGTGGCGGTGCTTATTCGTTAAATATTGCGATGACGGAACGCCGTATTAAAGCAGTGGTTTCGATTACGGGCGTCAACTTTGGTCGTTTGTTACGCGATGGTTTTGCCGGCGGAAGTCCGATGGAAGTCTTGAATCAGATTGCGGCTCAACGTAGTGCTGAGGCAAAAGGAGGCGATTTATTAACTATTAATATGCTACCGGAATCGGTTGCAGCCGGAAAAGCAGCCGGAATTGAAGATATCGATATTCTCGAAGCAACGGATTATTACAAGACTTCAAGAGGACAAACTGTAGGCGGAGCAACCAGTGCTGTTTACTCGCGTATGAGTATAGGTATAGGGTGGGATGCTTTCTATCTTGCAGAAACGCTATTAACACAACCTATTCTGGTCGTTATTGGTGATAAACCGGGTGGTTTCGGAGCTTTTAGAGACGGATACGAAATTGTTCGTCGTGCAGCTTCTGATAAAAAAGAACTTTTAGTTGTTAAAGGTTATTCACATTATGATCTATACGATCAGCCTGAACCGGTGAGACAAGCATTGGAAAGCGCTGTTCCTTTCTTTAAAGAAAATTTAGGATAA
- a CDS encoding AI-2E family transporter yields MNAKEISNGIVSAVIKLALITLLLFFIYQVQSVLIYLLVALIISLIGSPIMNFLKKRLKFKHTLAVVTTMIIFILIAAGLLMMFIPLLVSQGQNLSLLNTTTMERDFNNLIFQINSYLNDHNIDAGKLMENSNWTSKINFDIIPNFLNSLVGTLSSFGVGIASVFFITFFFLKDQDLFITLSKKILPDQHEDKILSSVEKINELLSRYFIGLLLQLFIVFVLYLIVLLILGIENAFVIAFLCAVLNIIPYIGPLIGTLLAITLTLLSNLGTDFRTEMLPTAIYVLIGFMVVQLIDNNISQPIIFSNSIKSHPLEIFLVILIFGLLFGVFGMIVAVPLYTVLKVVGKEFFPENQIIKILTKNI; encoded by the coding sequence ATGAATGCTAAAGAAATTTCCAACGGGATTGTAAGTGCCGTGATAAAACTTGCCCTGATTACATTGCTATTATTTTTTATCTATCAGGTACAATCGGTGCTTATTTATTTGTTGGTTGCTTTGATTATTAGCCTGATCGGAAGTCCGATTATGAACTTCCTTAAAAAGCGTTTAAAATTCAAACATACGTTAGCCGTTGTAACGACAATGATTATTTTTATTTTGATTGCAGCCGGCTTACTTATGATGTTTATTCCGTTATTGGTATCGCAAGGTCAAAACCTGTCCTTATTAAACACGACAACAATGGAACGGGATTTTAATAACCTTATTTTCCAGATTAATTCCTATCTGAATGATCATAATATCGATGCCGGAAAGTTAATGGAAAACTCCAACTGGACTTCCAAAATCAATTTTGATATTATTCCGAATTTCCTGAATTCACTTGTTGGAACACTTAGCAGCTTTGGCGTCGGGATTGCTTCCGTTTTCTTTATTACTTTCTTTTTCCTAAAGGATCAGGATCTTTTTATTACACTCTCTAAAAAAATCCTACCGGATCAGCATGAAGACAAGATTTTATCATCTGTAGAAAAAATCAACGAATTACTATCGCGTTATTTTATCGGATTGCTACTTCAATTGTTTATTGTATTTGTTTTATATCTGATTGTATTATTGATTTTGGGAATAGAAAACGCTTTTGTAATCGCTTTTCTATGTGCCGTATTAAATATCATTCCGTATATCGGTCCGCTAATCGGGACTTTATTGGCCATTACGCTAACCTTATTAAGTAATCTGGGAACCGATTTCAGAACGGAAATGCTTCCAACCGCTATTTATGTTCTGATCGGATTTATGGTGGTACAGTTGATTGACAACAATATCAGTCAGCCCATCATCTTTTCAAACAGTATTAAGTCACATCCACTGGAAATCTTCCTGGTAATTCTTATTTTTGGGCTACTTTTCGGTGTTTTCGGAATGATAGTAGCCGTTCCGCTCTATACTGTTTTAAAAGTAGTAGGAAAAGAATTTTTTCCTGAAAATCAGATTATTAAAATTTTAACCAAAAACATTTAG
- a CDS encoding zinc metalloprotease, translating into MKKLLLSAAMLLFLVSCDKDETTTNDTASGSRLTERGCASHQVLEEQLRNDPKLAIKMNEIESFTQRAILQNKLVNGKIQIPVVVNVLYRTTAENISLAQIQSQIDVLNKDFNATNSDFGSVPALFAGVKANVGISFVLDVVNRKSTTKTSWGTNDAMKKTAQGGIAPTTPTTKLNLWVCTIGGGILGYAQFPGGASATDGVVIDSKYLGTTGTATAPFNKGRTATHEVGHWMNLRHIWGDATCGNDLVADTPTHNAPNYGVPAYPHYSTCSGTPVEMTMNYMDYVDDAAMYMFSNGQKSRMLAAFASGGPRNSFAQP; encoded by the coding sequence ATGAAAAAACTATTATTATCAGCAGCAATGCTGTTATTCCTGGTTTCGTGTGACAAGGATGAGACAACAACAAACGACACAGCTAGCGGTTCCCGGTTAACCGAAAGAGGCTGTGCTTCGCATCAGGTTTTAGAAGAACAATTGCGAAACGATCCGAAACTAGCCATCAAAATGAATGAAATTGAAAGCTTTACACAACGTGCAATTCTTCAGAACAAGTTGGTAAACGGAAAAATTCAGATTCCGGTAGTCGTAAATGTATTATATCGTACTACAGCTGAAAACATTTCGTTAGCACAAATCCAGTCACAAATTGATGTTTTAAACAAAGATTTTAATGCTACCAATAGTGATTTCGGATCAGTTCCGGCTTTATTTGCAGGTGTTAAAGCCAATGTAGGTATTTCATTTGTATTGGATGTTGTCAATCGTAAATCGACTACAAAAACATCATGGGGAACTAACGATGCGATGAAAAAAACGGCACAGGGCGGAATTGCTCCTACAACCCCTACTACAAAACTTAACCTTTGGGTATGTACTATCGGTGGTGGTATTTTAGGATATGCACAATTCCCGGGCGGTGCTTCTGCAACTGACGGTGTTGTAATTGACTCCAAATATTTAGGAACAACCGGAACGGCTACCGCTCCGTTTAACAAAGGAAGAACTGCTACTCACGAAGTTGGTCACTGGATGAACCTAAGACATATTTGGGGAGATGCAACTTGCGGAAATGACTTAGTAGCTGATACGCCTACACATAATGCGCCAAATTACGGTGTTCCGGCTTATCCGCATTACAGTACTTGTTCCGGAACTCCGGTAGAAATGACTATGAATTATATGGATTATGTAGATGATGCTGCTATGTATATGTTCTCAAACGGGCAAAAATCAAGAATGTTGGCTGCTTTTGCTTCCGGCGGACCGCGAAATTCATTTGCTCAACCGTAA
- a CDS encoding SMI1/KNR4 family protein, producing MAFPVEEKYIIAAEDELGIEFPECFRFKMIEENGGEIVTEEDDWQLFPFFDQSDPKRISRTCNHIVLENDNVKASEHFPTEGIAIASNGCGDFLLFLPSLQDRKILGSEIFLWTHENGIIEKIAETIEELNDN from the coding sequence ATGGCCTTTCCGGTTGAAGAAAAATACATTATAGCAGCAGAAGACGAGCTTGGAATTGAATTTCCGGAATGTTTCCGGTTTAAAATGATAGAAGAAAACGGAGGAGAAATTGTAACGGAGGAAGACGACTGGCAACTCTTTCCGTTTTTTGATCAATCCGATCCGAAAAGAATAAGCCGAACCTGTAATCATATTGTTCTGGAAAACGATAATGTAAAAGCATCGGAGCATTTTCCAACGGAAGGCATTGCAATTGCGTCTAACGGATGTGGCGATTTCTTACTGTTTTTACCTTCATTACAAGATAGAAAAATATTGGGAAGCGAAATATTTCTATGGACACATGAAAACGGAATAATAGAAAAGATTGCGGAAACCATTGAAGAATTGAACGATAACTAA